Proteins found in one Acinetobacter sp. XH1741 genomic segment:
- a CDS encoding YfiR family protein, translated as MWHSAKKVLFCILVVFATSGPSYANSKHNFYVLTLSILSYSKWENVSTPTLCVIDNPSITSTFQSYIQQLSYNYRVQTVNAKDFSKSHCQAVYFSTTSPQQQQTLIQNYPYRSLLSLSINNPECETGSIFCLYDQNNYTTFKVNLDALSHSKVHIDPRVLLLAKNAE; from the coding sequence ATGTGGCACTCTGCTAAGAAGGTATTATTCTGCATACTTGTAGTGTTTGCTACGAGCGGGCCTTCTTATGCCAACTCAAAACATAACTTCTATGTGCTGACTTTATCTATTTTAAGTTATAGCAAATGGGAGAATGTAAGCACCCCTACTCTTTGTGTAATTGATAATCCCTCAATTACTTCTACATTCCAGTCTTATATTCAACAATTATCTTATAATTATCGTGTGCAAACGGTTAATGCTAAAGATTTCTCTAAGTCGCATTGCCAAGCAGTTTATTTCTCTACTACCTCACCCCAACAACAACAGACTCTAATTCAAAACTATCCATATCGTTCTTTACTTTCTTTGAGCATTAATAATCCTGAATGTGAAACCGGTAGTATCTTTTGTCTATATGACCAAAATAATTACACTACTTTTAAAGTTAACTTAGACGCATTAAGTCATTCCAAGGTCCATATTGATCCAAGGGTATTACTCTTGGCCAAGAATGCGGAGTAA
- a CDS encoding diguanylate cyclase, with protein sequence MISKLYQSTSLHALFRKSQFTIFAITFFICSFTFVSISVFTMETYAKQNLQLLSHTLLERIQPAVVFNDKITIEQILNEYTNDHSIRAIHIYDSEHHLIAQSFKLSSQTSILEGWFDHWFLNEPVHLNIYHHQQNVGELTLFGSSEKILQFLKMIMVGLAIAMLFIVCALWWSVNLTYRQIMQAIYPLTNIAQIVSEQKAYNLRFPYNRIKEFQDLNTVFNELLEEIQIWDNQLQKENRKLSFQAHHDQLTLLPNRHYFYQILLDMFEDKDFDNKSALLFIDNNNFKSINDQFGHLAGDEVLKEMAKRLQTRLRHRDFIARLGGDEFAVILHSITHADHLISIAENLLESCKEPLHLNDQTIYFSFSVGIALSQFASSPEDFIMQADQAMYKAKTSEQHWFIYKPEN encoded by the coding sequence ATGATATCTAAGTTGTATCAGTCCACTTCACTACATGCTCTTTTTAGAAAATCTCAATTCACTATTTTTGCTATTACTTTTTTTATCTGCTCTTTTACGTTTGTATCAATTTCCGTTTTTACTATGGAAACTTATGCAAAACAAAATTTGCAATTACTCAGCCACACCTTACTTGAACGTATCCAACCTGCTGTCGTGTTTAATGACAAGATCACGATAGAACAAATTTTAAATGAATATACAAATGATCATTCGATTCGAGCGATTCATATTTATGATTCTGAACATCATTTAATTGCTCAAAGTTTTAAATTGTCGAGTCAGACTTCTATTTTAGAAGGCTGGTTTGATCATTGGTTTCTCAATGAACCTGTTCATTTAAATATTTATCATCATCAACAAAATGTAGGTGAGTTAACTCTTTTTGGTAGTTCAGAAAAAATATTGCAATTCTTAAAAATGATTATGGTTGGTCTTGCGATTGCCATGTTATTTATTGTTTGTGCGTTATGGTGGTCAGTGAATTTGACTTATCGTCAGATCATGCAAGCAATTTATCCACTTACAAATATTGCCCAAATCGTAAGTGAACAAAAAGCTTATAATCTTCGTTTTCCATATAATCGAATTAAAGAGTTTCAAGATTTAAATACGGTCTTTAATGAGCTTCTTGAAGAAATTCAGATTTGGGATAATCAGCTTCAAAAAGAAAATCGTAAATTATCATTTCAAGCTCATCACGATCAGCTTACCCTTTTACCAAATAGACATTATTTTTATCAAATCTTATTAGACATGTTTGAAGATAAAGATTTTGATAACAAGTCTGCCCTCTTGTTTATAGATAACAATAACTTCAAATCAATTAATGACCAGTTCGGACATTTGGCTGGTGATGAAGTTTTAAAAGAAATGGCTAAAAGGTTACAAACACGCTTAAGACATCGAGATTTTATTGCTCGTTTAGGGGGTGATGAATTTGCGGTTATTTTGCATTCCATTACGCATGCCGATCATTTAATATCTATTGCTGAAAATTTACTCGAAAGCTGTAAAGAACCTTTGCATCTAAATGATCAAACAATTTATTTCAGTTTTAGTGTAGGGATTGCTTTATCCCAATTTGCGTCTAGTCCAGAAGATTTTATTATGCAAGCAGATCAAGCAATGTATAAAGCTAAGACTTCTGAGCAACATTGGTTTATTTATAAACCAGAGAATTAA
- a CDS encoding OmpA family protein: MNTRSLKLSFIALLCITLAGCLSFGPLKYRQVKLLKKEGFVLTDEGWTLGLPERLLFDFNNAELKQSHEAELVRLANQLNKYDLNKLKIVGHTDDVGDAAYNQKLSEERAQSVANLFLARGFKKENIYVIGRGSTQPYVPNTTNENRAINRRVAIVVIP, translated from the coding sequence ATGAATACAAGATCTTTGAAACTCTCTTTTATTGCATTGCTGTGCATTACTCTTGCAGGCTGCTTGAGTTTTGGTCCTTTGAAATATCGTCAAGTAAAATTGCTCAAAAAAGAAGGTTTTGTTCTTACTGATGAGGGATGGACTTTAGGTTTACCAGAACGTTTGTTGTTTGACTTTAATAATGCAGAGTTAAAACAAAGTCATGAAGCCGAATTAGTTCGTCTAGCAAATCAATTGAACAAATATGATCTGAATAAATTGAAAATTGTTGGTCACACTGATGATGTTGGCGACGCTGCATATAACCAGAAGTTATCTGAAGAGCGCGCACAAAGTGTGGCAAATCTTTTCTTAGCTCGCGGATTTAAAAAAGAAAATATCTATGTAATTGGTCGTGGTTCAACGCAACCTTATGTTCCAAATACAACGAATGAAAATCGTGCGATTAACCGACGTGTTGCCATTGTCGTTATTCCATAA
- a CDS encoding metallophosphoesterase, with protein MWNPNSILFCFYFIFSILALWGIAEAWTHQSRTETIHPFKAFVHLLAFYLSYLLIPLWFFNLYAGWMGYYSIHQTIFIFFLSGILIYARFIEPHLVRVDVHQYRLNSDRRFNKPVKVALIADLHIGLFSGHERQLKIIVKKLNEQQPDLVVVAGDWTYEPEDKLVQELAVLKDIQAPVYSVPGNHDEQYPGPPIQQLLKDALHYNEVMDIEGKVVEFDEFRLIGIGDLWAGKTDMRSMPDLPQDKPWLILSHNPDTVDMVPQLPNRPLMLSGHTHGGQVELPWVTNYIMKKVSILGHKRGFYSHEHADVFVTVGTGMVGIPLRFRVPPTIDIIELL; from the coding sequence ATGTGGAACCCAAATTCAATCCTCTTTTGTTTTTACTTTATTTTTTCAATACTTGCTCTCTGGGGAATTGCTGAAGCTTGGACTCATCAGTCGCGTACCGAAACTATCCATCCATTTAAAGCTTTTGTTCATTTACTTGCTTTTTATCTATCTTATCTTCTTATTCCACTCTGGTTCTTTAATCTATACGCAGGCTGGATGGGTTATTACTCAATTCATCAAACTATTTTTATCTTTTTCTTAAGCGGTATTTTAATTTACGCACGCTTTATAGAGCCACATTTAGTACGTGTTGATGTTCATCAATATCGTTTAAATTCAGACCGCCGTTTTAATAAACCTGTAAAAGTTGCCTTAATTGCTGATTTACATATAGGTTTATTTTCAGGTCACGAGCGCCAACTCAAAATCATTGTAAAAAAACTTAATGAGCAACAACCAGACTTAGTGGTTGTGGCAGGGGACTGGACTTATGAGCCAGAAGATAAATTAGTGCAAGAACTGGCTGTGCTCAAAGATATTCAGGCTCCTGTATATTCTGTTCCTGGGAATCACGACGAACAATATCCAGGGCCTCCTATCCAACAATTATTAAAAGATGCACTTCACTACAATGAAGTTATGGATATTGAAGGGAAAGTTGTTGAATTTGATGAGTTTCGCTTAATTGGCATTGGTGATCTTTGGGCTGGAAAAACCGATATGCGGTCAATGCCAGATTTACCCCAAGATAAACCTTGGCTAATTCTTTCCCACAATCCAGATACTGTAGATATGGTGCCCCAATTACCTAATCGTCCTTTAATGTTATCTGGGCATACCCACGGAGGGCAGGTCGAACTTCCTTGGGTGACTAACTATATTATGAAAAAAGTATCAATTTTAGGTCATAAGCGTGGCTTTTACTCGCATGAGCATGCGGATGTATTTGTTACTGTAGGAACAGGTATGGTTGGAATTCCCCTAAGATTCCGTGTACCACCTACCATTGATATTATTGAGCTTTTATAA
- a CDS encoding phospholipase D family protein: MAQTFHSKQLQTHQQAKGFLIKASIVVCSSFAVTLTGCSTLPKHSVEPVQYARDIDTSQTSLAKIITPLREQNPGLTGYHVLNDPLEALAARLRLIDKAEKTLDLQYYIWDNDKIGALALHAIIRAADRGVKVRLLIDDNNAKKMEGVLLALSQHKNIEVKLFNPYRFRQYRAMDMILDLKRINRRMHNKSFIADNQVALIGGRNMTNQYYNVSDSYQFSDVDVMLVGAAVDDIVNSFDDYWNHDYAYSVQSIVSAQYHRLRYESLKEQLDAHYQQATVQNFLDLTSRSHAFDKWLDHNIQFDWVKAEVVKDSPDKIRSKAKKEDHLNFQLINHLEKPESNVDLISAYFIPEKQGAKILSSLAKEGVEVRVLTNSFKANDVAVVHAFYGRYRKELLKNGVQLYEFLPTPDKRNLNKNTDELATKAKVNMKGLSRSSLHTKLMALDEQVFIGSFNFDPRSAYLNTEIGVILDSPSLAKTIHHTMDENLNKYAYKLKLDPNNNIYWQQETPKGPVIYKKEPAMKWWQKAGMKFLSWLPLEGFM, encoded by the coding sequence ATGGCACAAACCTTTCATTCCAAACAGCTTCAAACGCATCAACAGGCTAAAGGCTTTTTGATTAAAGCTTCTATAGTCGTATGTTCAAGTTTTGCTGTGACTTTGACAGGTTGTAGTACTCTACCGAAACATAGTGTTGAACCCGTTCAGTACGCACGAGATATTGATACCTCTCAGACTTCGCTTGCAAAAATTATTACGCCTTTACGTGAGCAAAATCCGGGATTAACAGGTTATCACGTTTTAAATGACCCATTAGAGGCACTTGCAGCCCGTTTAAGACTCATTGATAAAGCCGAAAAGACTTTAGATTTACAGTATTACATTTGGGATAATGACAAAATTGGCGCTTTGGCCTTGCATGCCATTATTCGTGCTGCTGACCGCGGCGTTAAAGTTCGTTTATTGATTGATGACAATAATGCTAAAAAAATGGAAGGGGTATTACTTGCCCTTTCTCAGCATAAAAATATTGAAGTTAAATTATTCAACCCTTACCGTTTTCGCCAATACCGTGCGATGGATATGATTTTAGATTTAAAGCGTATCAATCGTCGTATGCATAATAAGAGTTTTATTGCCGATAATCAGGTTGCGCTTATTGGCGGTCGTAACATGACAAATCAGTATTATAACGTCAGTGACAGTTATCAATTTTCTGATGTTGATGTCATGTTAGTTGGTGCTGCCGTTGATGACATCGTGAATTCTTTTGATGACTACTGGAATCATGATTATGCATATTCGGTTCAAAGTATTGTAAGTGCTCAATACCATCGTTTGCGCTATGAAAGTTTAAAAGAACAACTCGATGCGCATTATCAACAAGCCACTGTTCAAAACTTTCTAGACTTAACTTCTAGATCGCACGCTTTTGATAAGTGGCTAGACCATAATATCCAATTTGATTGGGTAAAAGCAGAAGTTGTGAAAGACTCACCCGATAAGATTAGATCAAAAGCAAAGAAAGAAGATCACTTAAATTTCCAATTAATTAATCACTTGGAAAAGCCAGAAAGTAATGTTGACTTGATTTCTGCTTATTTCATTCCAGAAAAGCAAGGTGCTAAAATTTTAAGTAGTCTTGCAAAAGAAGGCGTAGAAGTTCGAGTTTTAACAAATTCATTTAAAGCAAATGACGTGGCTGTTGTGCATGCTTTTTATGGTCGATATCGTAAAGAGCTTTTGAAAAACGGCGTTCAACTTTATGAGTTTTTGCCTACCCCAGATAAACGTAATTTAAATAAAAACACCGATGAGTTGGCAACTAAAGCAAAAGTAAATATGAAAGGCTTAAGCCGTTCAAGTTTACACACTAAACTTATGGCTTTAGATGAACAGGTTTTTATTGGATCATTCAATTTTGATCCACGCTCAGCCTACTTAAATACTGAAATTGGTGTAATTTTAGATAGCCCATCGCTAGCGAAAACAATTCACCATACGATGGATGAAAATTTAAATAAATATGCCTATAAATTAAAGCTCGATCCAAACAATAATATTTATTGGCAACAAGAAACGCCAAAAGGTCCTGTAATTTATAAAAAAGAGCCAGCAATGAAATGGTGGCAAAAGGCAGGCATGAAATTTCTTTCATGGCTGCCACTCGAAGGTTTTATGTAA
- a CDS encoding lysophospholipid acyltransferase family protein, whose translation MAQTQSIVNSTLKKFSKIGLYGKKVTSATAAISEGFYLVYRHGLYKDPNNPVNTRYVQYFCRRLCQVFNLEVQVHGTIPREPALWVSNHISWLDIAVLGSGARVFFLAKAEIESWPILGNLAKGGGTLFIKRGSGDSIKIREQITKFLKQNIPVLFFPEATTTDGHSVKKVHGRLLGAAIEAGRPVQVCLICYVNRHGELDTVAPFIGEMSFAEHIQRVLEMPKVTAHLLTLPPISVEGHDVKSLTQEVQEKMVEGLAQLHQKVLKPRS comes from the coding sequence ATGGCTCAAACGCAAAGTATAGTGAATTCAACATTAAAGAAATTTTCAAAAATAGGTTTGTACGGGAAAAAAGTTACTTCAGCAACTGCGGCAATCAGTGAAGGTTTTTACTTAGTTTATCGTCATGGGCTTTATAAAGACCCAAATAATCCTGTTAATACACGCTATGTCCAATATTTCTGCCGCCGTTTGTGTCAAGTCTTTAACCTAGAGGTTCAAGTACATGGCACAATCCCTAGAGAGCCTGCTTTATGGGTAAGTAATCATATCTCTTGGCTTGATATTGCAGTTTTGGGTTCAGGTGCACGAGTTTTCTTTTTAGCTAAAGCCGAGATAGAAAGTTGGCCTATTCTTGGTAACTTGGCGAAAGGTGGTGGTACTTTATTTATTAAACGTGGGTCAGGTGACTCTATTAAAATTCGAGAGCAAATTACCAAATTTTTAAAACAAAATATTCCAGTTTTATTCTTTCCTGAAGCGACTACGACAGATGGTCATTCTGTTAAGAAAGTACATGGTCGCTTACTTGGAGCTGCTATTGAAGCAGGGCGTCCTGTACAGGTGTGTTTAATCTGTTATGTAAATCGTCATGGCGAATTAGATACCGTTGCACCATTTATTGGTGAGATGTCATTTGCTGAGCATATTCAGCGTGTCCTAGAAATGCCGAAAGTAACTGCTCATTTATTGACATTACCTCCTATCTCGGTAGAAGGACATGATGTAAAAAGTCTGACTCAAGAAGTCCAAGAAAAAATGGTAGAAGGTTTGGCTCAATTACATCAAAAAGTACTTAAGCCAAGAAGCTAA
- the hflX gene encoding ribosome rescue GTPase HflX: protein MEYVDRHQGGERTILVSVSVQLLDDLDAEEFALLAQSAGADILEHIKVQRNKPNPKFFIGSGKVEEIAEQVESLEASLVIFDHALSPAQERNLERILKCRVIDRTGLILDIFALRARTHEGKLQVELAQLKHLSTRLIRGWSADFEQQKGGIGLRGPGETQLETDRRLIRVRITQLKDKLEKVHQTRIQGRAARQKASIPTVSLVGYTNAGKSTLFNILAKSDVYAADQLFATLDPTLRRLEWDGIGTVVLADTVGFVRNLQHDLVESFKATLEETLEATLLLHVIDSSSHDMLDQIEAVEGVLKEIGADAPVLRVYNKIDLSGEEAKIVYSQPHVPDRVYVSAHSGLGLDLLRQAVQECLMGQIQQFSLILKPAYGKLRTQLYALNVIESEHYDDEGLLHIDIRIAPHKLEQLIRQAKLPIDEILGERASQFKRPLEEFEIKD, encoded by the coding sequence GTGGAATATGTTGATCGGCATCAAGGCGGTGAACGCACAATATTGGTGAGTGTTTCTGTACAACTACTAGATGATCTGGATGCCGAAGAGTTTGCTCTACTTGCACAGTCTGCTGGTGCAGATATTCTTGAACATATTAAAGTGCAGCGTAATAAACCTAATCCCAAATTTTTTATTGGTTCAGGGAAAGTTGAAGAAATTGCAGAACAAGTTGAAAGCCTAGAAGCAAGTCTGGTTATTTTTGATCATGCTTTATCACCAGCCCAAGAACGTAATTTGGAAAGAATATTAAAATGTCGAGTCATTGACCGTACAGGTTTAATTCTAGATATTTTCGCGCTTCGTGCCCGTACACATGAAGGTAAATTACAAGTCGAACTTGCCCAGCTTAAACATTTATCGACTCGTTTGATTCGCGGTTGGTCTGCTGACTTTGAGCAGCAAAAAGGCGGTATTGGTTTACGTGGCCCTGGTGAAACCCAACTGGAAACAGACCGTCGTCTTATTCGTGTTCGTATTACTCAATTAAAAGATAAGTTAGAGAAAGTTCATCAAACGCGTATACAAGGACGAGCAGCGAGACAAAAAGCATCGATCCCAACCGTATCATTAGTGGGTTATACCAACGCCGGTAAATCTACTTTATTTAATATTTTAGCCAAAAGTGATGTTTATGCAGCTGACCAGCTGTTTGCAACACTTGACCCAACCTTACGTCGTTTAGAATGGGATGGAATTGGTACTGTTGTTCTAGCAGATACCGTAGGATTCGTACGAAACCTGCAACATGATTTGGTCGAGTCGTTTAAAGCAACCTTAGAAGAAACGCTGGAAGCTACCTTGCTATTACATGTAATCGATAGCAGTAGTCATGACATGCTTGATCAAATTGAAGCTGTTGAAGGCGTATTAAAAGAAATTGGCGCAGATGCACCTGTTCTACGTGTTTACAACAAAATTGATCTAAGTGGTGAAGAAGCCAAAATTGTTTACTCACAGCCTCACGTTCCTGACCGTGTATATGTATCAGCACATTCCGGATTAGGTTTAGATTTACTACGCCAAGCAGTACAAGAATGCTTAATGGGACAAATTCAACAGTTCTCATTAATTCTTAAACCGGCTTATGGCAAATTGCGTACTCAGCTTTACGCTTTAAATGTTATCGAGTCTGAACATTATGATGATGAAGGACTCTTACATATCGATATACGGATTGCTCCTCACAAGCTTGAGCAGTTAATTCGCCAAGCCAAACTACCTATAGACGAGATATTAGGTGAACGCGCGAGTCAGTTTAAACGACCACTAGAAGAGTTTGAAATCAAGGACTAG
- a CDS encoding LrgB family protein, with the protein MFMILYGFLITLVGYLCAKPLNRRFPQVPLLVFGMFIVIGLLSILKVPYQEYRLYVNDLFSHLLGYVTVALAIPLAAMRYDDLPLKSVVGILCFASISAVALPMGLAYLLHMSEPTILAFATRAVTTPIALNIATLLHAPETLVTLIVILSGVIGAAFSPFLLKHIHDERASGLALGLAAHAIGTAQAWQRGPVAGRYAAFGMALNGVFTAIWLPTFMLSFGIIP; encoded by the coding sequence ATGTTTATGATTTTATATGGATTTTTGATCACTCTCGTTGGCTATCTTTGTGCAAAACCTTTAAATCGCCGCTTTCCTCAAGTCCCTCTTTTAGTATTTGGCATGTTTATCGTCATTGGTTTACTTTCAATCTTGAAAGTTCCTTATCAAGAATACCGCCTTTACGTAAATGATTTATTTAGCCACTTATTAGGATATGTCACAGTCGCTTTAGCTATTCCATTGGCTGCAATGCGTTATGACGACCTTCCTCTTAAATCGGTGGTTGGAATATTGTGCTTTGCAAGTATTAGTGCAGTTGCTTTACCTATGGGACTCGCTTATTTACTACATATGTCTGAACCCACAATCTTGGCTTTTGCTACACGTGCTGTAACCACGCCTATCGCTTTAAACATTGCAACTTTACTACATGCACCAGAAACATTAGTTACTCTGATTGTGATTTTGTCTGGTGTTATTGGTGCAGCATTTTCACCATTTTTACTCAAACATATTCATGATGAACGAGCATCAGGACTAGCCCTAGGTTTAGCGGCTCACGCAATTGGTACTGCTCAAGCTTGGCAACGCGGGCCTGTAGCAGGTCGTTATGCTGCTTTTGGTATGGCATTAAATGGTGTATTTACAGCAATATGGCTACCGACTTTCATGCTATCGTTTGGAATTATTCCTTGA
- a CDS encoding DUF2147 domain-containing protein has translation MGKFFVGALLLLGINTATFAADITGLWQTIDDKTGAPKAHVEIRKEANGTYAGKVVKITPRPGYTPKEICDNCPAPYTNKHIVGLDIATGLKQVDSTTYTGGKILDPNTGKLYGLKAKLSANGKRLHMRGYLGVSALGRNQIWIRLE, from the coding sequence ATGGGGAAATTTTTTGTTGGGGCTTTGCTCTTATTGGGAATAAACACAGCTACTTTTGCAGCTGATATTACCGGTCTTTGGCAAACAATTGATGATAAAACAGGTGCCCCTAAGGCTCATGTAGAAATACGAAAAGAGGCAAATGGTACTTATGCAGGAAAAGTTGTAAAAATTACACCTCGTCCAGGTTATACACCCAAAGAAATTTGTGATAACTGCCCAGCGCCTTATACCAATAAACATATTGTAGGTTTAGATATTGCGACTGGTTTAAAACAAGTTGATAGTACAACCTATACTGGGGGTAAAATTCTAGATCCGAACACGGGTAAACTTTATGGTTTAAAAGCCAAACTTAGTGCAAATGGTAAACGTCTACACATGCGTGGTTACCTTGGAGTTTCAGCTTTGGGACGTAATCAAATCTGGATTCGTTTAGAATAA
- a CDS encoding symmetrical bis(5'-nucleosyl)-tetraphosphatase, producing MTKRYNYVIGDVQGCFEALKALLKEIRFDPDQDFIWFAGDLVARGENSVGALRFIKKLADRGAAATVLGNHDLTLIACARGLKEIKEKDHTQDVIDAVDGDELIDWLRKQPLCLFPNEQTVLTHAGIPCIWDAHKTAALAKEVEAVLAHDDLSVLDAFLAEMYGSKPDLWSDDLTGNDRLRCITNYLTRMRLTNAQGTLEFSFKDTLDAPMPEGYLPWFEFPSKAAQTHQVFFGHWAALEGRTISDHIQNVDGGCVWGKNLIAYRLENQQAFSVVNPVM from the coding sequence ATGACCAAGCGTTATAATTATGTGATTGGAGACGTGCAAGGTTGTTTTGAAGCACTTAAGGCACTACTGAAAGAAATACGCTTTGATCCTGATCAAGATTTTATTTGGTTTGCTGGTGATTTAGTTGCCCGTGGAGAAAACTCTGTGGGCGCTTTACGTTTTATTAAAAAGTTAGCTGATCGTGGTGCCGCGGCAACAGTATTAGGTAATCATGATTTAACGCTCATCGCTTGTGCTCGTGGTCTTAAAGAAATTAAAGAAAAAGATCACACGCAGGATGTTATTGATGCTGTGGATGGTGATGAACTCATCGACTGGTTACGTAAGCAGCCATTATGTTTATTTCCAAATGAACAAACTGTGCTGACTCATGCAGGTATTCCTTGTATTTGGGATGCTCACAAAACCGCTGCGTTAGCAAAAGAAGTTGAAGCAGTATTAGCACACGATGACTTGTCTGTATTAGACGCGTTTTTAGCAGAAATGTATGGTTCAAAACCAGATCTTTGGTCAGATGATTTGACTGGTAATGACCGTTTACGCTGTATTACCAATTACTTAACACGTATGCGTTTAACCAATGCACAAGGAACTTTAGAATTTAGTTTTAAAGATACTTTAGATGCACCAATGCCAGAAGGTTATTTACCTTGGTTTGAATTCCCAAGTAAAGCTGCACAAACACATCAAGTATTTTTTGGACATTGGGCTGCTCTAGAAGGCAGAACGATTAGTGATCATATTCAAAATGTTGATGGTGGGTGTGTATGGGGGAAAAACTTAATTGCTTATCGACTTGAAAATCAGCAAGCTTTTTCAGTAGTTAACCCCGTCATGTAA
- the rsmA gene encoding 16S rRNA (adenine(1518)-N(6)/adenine(1519)-N(6))-dimethyltransferase RsmA — MYQINALNPKDEGHKARKRFGQNFLHDQRVIAKIVRSVNPRPGDNVVEIGPGLAALTSPLIGECDALTVVELDRDLAAGLPERVPHPERLTIVEADALKYDFSQLIKDGRPLRVVGNLPYNISTPLLFHLLEFGSQVKDMHFMLQKEVVDRITAEPNTKEYGRLSVMIQYYCQPTFLFEVPAGAFNPPPKVTSAVFRLVPYEQKPIVAKDEKALARLVAHVFTQRRKTLRNSLKGMLADDGFEKAGVDPMARPETLSLAAFVALADQMVA, encoded by the coding sequence ATGTATCAAATTAATGCCCTAAACCCGAAAGATGAAGGGCATAAAGCTCGTAAACGTTTTGGTCAAAACTTCTTACATGATCAACGAGTCATTGCCAAAATTGTACGCTCTGTAAATCCGCGTCCAGGCGATAATGTTGTTGAAATTGGTCCGGGCTTAGCTGCTTTAACCTCTCCTTTGATTGGGGAGTGTGATGCTTTAACAGTAGTCGAGTTAGACCGTGACTTAGCAGCAGGTTTACCAGAGCGTGTACCACATCCAGAACGTTTAACGATCGTAGAAGCTGATGCATTAAAATATGACTTTAGCCAACTTATAAAAGATGGTCGCCCATTACGTGTAGTGGGTAATTTGCCTTATAACATTTCTACGCCGTTACTTTTTCATCTCTTGGAATTTGGTAGCCAAGTAAAAGACATGCATTTCATGTTGCAAAAAGAAGTAGTGGATCGTATTACTGCTGAACCAAATACAAAAGAATATGGGCGTTTATCGGTAATGATTCAGTATTATTGCCAACCTACCTTTTTATTTGAAGTGCCGGCAGGTGCATTTAATCCACCACCGAAAGTAACAAGTGCGGTATTCCGTTTGGTTCCTTACGAACAAAAACCAATTGTCGCGAAAGATGAGAAAGCACTTGCCCGTTTAGTTGCACACGTATTTACCCAACGCCGTAAAACACTAAGAAATAGTCTTAAAGGGATGTTGGCAGATGATGGTTTCGAGAAAGCAGGTGTCGACCCAATGGCTCGTCCAGAAACTTTAAGTCTTGCTGCATTTGTGGCTTTGGCAGATCAAATGGTGGCATAA